CTGCCATTCATTCCGTTCTACTGAGTTTATAATGTTGCTGAAGTGTGTTAATTACGTTATATATCCCGGAGCTAAAAGGACGTCTAGTGTGCTGGACTGCATCACATAAAAGACATTCCAAATAATTTGTCCGTCCCATTTCCCATTAAAGAGGGAGAaggacagcaaatagttttcaatGCTAAAATATATCACAACACCTCATAAAGGGAATTATAATTAACTTCTTTTAAGATACATCATTCTGTGAAGAAGAATCAAAACAGCCGTTTAAAGAAGAGCTCACCTTTCTTGGTACATCTCTGGAGAAGTAACTGTAGGGGGCAAACTTGAGGTGGCAGCGATCTCCCGTCTTGTGGTTCACAACATCTATCTCCCCTGACTAGAAGGAAACAAGTAAAAAAGGCAAATGTTCTGCTCCCGAGGACATAAAACATGCACGTCCCTTACACAAGCGGTACGTAATGCAGTTAATAGTTTGTTAGGATTTAAATTTACCTGGTCAATCCACAACTTTCCAACAATGATGTTGTGTACGGTTGTAGTCACTTTCTTCCAAGAGTAGTGATTGTCGCTCTTGTCAAATAAACACTGGATAGAACCTGAGGACGGAAAGAGCTTCGTCTTAAAACCTGCCAGTGTCCGTTTTTACCCCCCACACCAAGAATAGAAATGGCATTTTTGTTCTTTACACTAAACACACTCACCCAGAGGCATGATTGAGAGATATTTTCCTCTAAACTTGCTTGCCAGGGTAATTTCTTGTCTGAGGGTCCAGCCCTTTTCAGAGCTGGCGTGGTGAGCTGCAGCAGGTGGGTGGTGACTCACCTAAGAAGAGGGGTTGCAAATCACGTTTACACCACTACAATTAAGAGATGCTTGCAGAAGCATCCTTCGACATACCTGTTCACAGAGAGAGCGGTAGCCACAATCTTTTAGCCGATCAAGCTCAAAGGTTTCTCCCAGCAGAGGATTGAAGGGTTTCCCTGTGCGGTGGACAGTGGTGGAGTAGGAGGAGACGGTGAAAGCGGCCACATAGCACATCTGCTCTAGAGAGCTCTGGCATTTGGCAGCCTTGTCCAGCAGCTCGTAGTACTCCAGGTCTTCGGACAGACGTTGCAGCATTGAGAGGGGCTCATTGAAATTCACCTAGTGGGCACATGGTCGCAGAGAGAAGTCAGATTACCTCGGAGTACTCTCACAAGCAAAGGGCCACTTGGACGCCAACAGGGGTACATGTTTCTTACAGGCATTGGTATCTTTGAGAGCTCCTTTCCGATACAATTCTTCATGATGCTCCACAGATTGAGGTAATAGTTGGGCTTGTCCGGGATGCGAGTCCGTCTCTGTCGAACAGGCTCTAGCTCAAGGGGCGGTGGGGACTCTGGGTTGGACACCATAGACTGTTCATCAAactgggagaagaggaggaaaatatttttcgtgtgtcaagcgactgtggcgtgtcgacAGGCAAGGGGAGACCACACGAATCCAAACTTGCTAGTAACTCAACACACGTTTACTGACTGCTCGTCCATTCCGATCTCACTGCTGAGCCCACTGACGTTGCTGCCCGacctcctgatggacagacaagcaacactaaaaacaaaagcagtgcaAAGGGAAGCAGAATAATAAAATCAAGGTGGATATATGGATAAATAAAGTCTGCGACATTTGAGAAAGGGCCGACGGTTAATGACCTGTGATACTTGGGGTCAGCGGGGACCGTGATGAACCCTGCTGGGTCTTCCATAGCGTCAAAGAACTCGTTGTCGTCATCCTCGTCGCTGGCATCCCCTTTTACTGAAGCACCACCTgagttgaagaaataaatgcCTCAATGGATGAACTGGCCTCCCATGATTGGCGTGGATTAAGCAGCATAGCGAGCCCACTTTGAGTGACATTGAGGGCGCCAAGTAAAAAGTGCAGTTGGAGACAAGAGCCATACCTTTGTTAGCTAAGGCGGGGTTGCTGAATGAAGAGGGCAGAACTGTAGCTCCCCTGAAAGCTCTTTCCAAGTGATTGTGCTGTTTGGCCAGCTGCTCCAGAGTCTCCTCCAGCCGTATCCTCTGGTCTCTTTCCGCCTGTAAGGCCTTCTGCCAACGCTTACTGTGGTTCTGGGCCAGTGAGAGGAAGTCCCTACATGCCTTtgggagagacacacaaaaacaagagcaACGTTTCGACCCAAGGAATCAACGACAATGTTTAGCAGCAAACAAACACTTGGTTAGCTTACGTTGATCATGGCATTAGAGGTGATTCTGAACAGTGTGGCTCTTTCTGTAACTTGTCTCATCTTTTCCCCCATGTCTCCTACAACACGAATCCCCTCCAGTTCTGACAAAGACCTGTGTGTTTGGAATCAAGGAATGGATGaacgaagaagaaaaggaatagCCAAACAAAAGGAATGGGGCGTATATCGTCTGATAATCAATACCTCTGGAGGGCAGACCCATGCTTTACAATGAGATCATTGCAGGTGTTGAGGTCCTCCACCTTACTGCCAAGTGTGCGAAGTGTGGACTGGATTTCTAAGTTACGGCAGCCTCCACCCTGTCCAGAGGAGGGGGGCACTGCGGGACAGTCGTCCCCAGAGTCGTCTGGGGGAAGAGAATGGGTTAGAGAATATGACCAAAACCAAATTAATACATGGGGGGGAAATGctttacacacaaaaacaaacaaacccccccTGCACAGTTCTGCCTGTCATGGACTGCAACGCATTTTCATATTCTCCAACGTATTAGTTTTCCCCTCTCACCAGATTCTGCCTGCATGTGGACGGCCTTTGCCTTGGCGAGCTCCAGAGCAGTGATCCATCGCTGCCGCTCTACTTCCGAGCTGGCTTTCAGGTGGTAGGTCTGCGCGCCGCCGTTGGAAATGACAAAATTGCACGAGTCCTCCACAGCAATGTTGGCGGTGGCCAAGTTGATGGTGCCGCGACATGTGTGCCCCATCTCTGCCTGAGTCCTGCAGACAACCCAATTAAGAGAGgtcaaaaaaaagatcaattttttttttttaagatacattttttttagatgtaTTTTAAAGCAACTGCACGTGTTTAAAACGGCGCATACAGTATGCAATACTCAATACACTTCATTTGTGTTTCCCACCCCCTCTCTGGATGCTTTTAAGCTAGGGAAAACTCTAAAATTCAATCTTTAGTCACGTACATGTGTAACTCACCTGTAGTAAGACAACAGTCCATTGCTGAGAACAAACCAGCGTCTCTGGTAACCTTTGATGTAGTTGGTCCATTTGAAGAGCCAACCCTTGTACATGTCTCCAGGGGGAGTTGGAGTGGGGGGCTTAGACTCCGACATCACGACAGACTGTAGTTTCACTGGGCGAAGATCTGGCCTGttaaggcaaaaaaaaagatcaatattGCTAATAATGGTCTGACAGTGCTACTAATCATATAAGTATGGCTGGGCTCTATGGAGAAAAGCTAATATCACTCTATTTCGGCTCAATACTTTTGGGATTGTATTGCATTCACAAAATACTAAAATGTGGTaatgtgaatataaaaaaaatatccagTCTCATATCGAAATATCAAGACAAAATCAACACACATCAGTGTAATTTAGCTTGTTAATGTAAACAACTGAAGAGGTGTTTGTTCACCGAGTCATCGTAGTGTGACAGCTCAATAATAGTTGTCATTAGTGATACGAAAGGAGTAATTATGAGGACAGCTTGTTGGAAGTTGACAAATAGGCCACTTATCCCTCCCTACCTTACCATTACACGCCAGCCTGCTGCTCAAGTTTCCTGAATATTAAACCTTGAGCAAGCATTAAATCGACACGTAGATCCTAAACCTGTAAGCCTCCTGCTGCACACCCACGTCACGGCGTAACGTTGATACCGACGGACGCCGGCTGATCTTGACAAGGTTAAAAGTCACAAGAGCTACAACAACGAACGTCGGGTAAATCCATGGAATCCCTCGAAATATGGCTCGGGATTAGCCGTTAGCACACGTCTGTCATCTCGCTGAGGCGTTCCTACCGACAACAGTCAAGTGATACCCACCGGATCCTCGCCAAGGTGGCGTAGGACAGTCCGGTAAACACGGCGAGCGGGTTCGAGGAAGGAGACAAACCCCCACTTCCGGGatatttgagagaaaaaaaagaaaaaaaagaatgtccgTCACTAAACgcgctgctagctagctagctagtagcCACACAACAGGAAGCTGTCAAAACAGCCCCCACGACACGTCCCGCAAACAGGTCCCTTCTACTGTCCCCGCCTGTCCTTGTCTTTGGGACACCGAGACGTGATTCAGCGGCGGCGGGTCCTTACCGTGCGAGACTTCAGCTGTTAAGGCCGGGCATGTCGTGTGGGGCGAAGGCGATGTTAGCTCGCCGATGTTAGCTTGGCTATCCACTTTCATGGACGTGTTATTAAGGACGTCGGTCAACGGCTACTCGGCTacaggttcttcttcttctatttggCGGCCATGACTTTGCATTACTGCCTCCCTCTGGTTGTAGTCTTCATTGGTGCCCGTTTTTTAACAGTTAACTTACTCTCATAAACCCAAAATAGCATTTATACTATAAagtataatatatttaatatttctgcATGTTTCTATATGTATCTTTTTCATGTTTATCAAGTTGCTTATTTAATTAATTCTACTTTATCACCTACTATGCTTAATTACCCCAGCACTGCTGCCACAACAGATTTAGTTTTCCCATGcgaattacaaaaaaacaacttgccATCTTCTCACAATGTGTCTCCTGAATGCGTGGGACTCGAATGAAAATTTTCTTCTTTGACTAACTAGTTTTGTTGTGAACAATACTTAAAAAATCAGATCCTGGCTGCACCCACCGCGTGACCAGGAATCCACAAACGAAGACCCCGTCACATCTGTGGATTCCTCTGTATCAACACGTTTTGAGTCCAACTTAAAGTCCCTATTGTGGTATTCACCAATGGTGGTTTTATTATGTTCCTTGATCTTTAGCGGGTCCAGATCTATACATTAAAGTAGGAATACCAGGACACGTCCCAATAGGCCGTGTCATAGTTAAAGACGTCTGGTAGGACTGGAGGGACCATGTTTACTTTATCACCCAGCCCTCCCATGTGACTAACTAGGCTTATTCAAATTGGAAAAATCTACCCCACCCCGACTGCACGGCCATCAGCCCAGTTTCTGTGGTAAATTATTTACACATTCTGTACAACGTATAATTTTAACATTGAGCGACTACGGCAGTGTAATTATTACTCTCCTGGGTTTTAAAACAATTATACAATGCTGTCCTACAGAGCATTGtgagtatttccattttatttacttGAAACAGCTGAATATATTGACTATACTTTTGGTATAAATAACCCAAATGCCTTATGTTATTTAAGTCATGCCACAGAATGTGCAACGCTGCCATTAAACTGACCACAGTCATTTCAATTTGTTACAATAGCACATTCAGAACATTTTAATCCTGAAAAGTTTCCCTTCAACGTCTCCATTAGCAACACAGAAAACTATAAAACATTCGACTGATTTCTGTAAGTTTTAATAGGCAATTCTTTACTACAACAGAACTTGTATGAAGTAGgcatttactttacttaaaaCATCCTGTGTGTATATCAATTATTGTGTCAGTGTATGTGTTCAAGATAATTCACTCTTGCTGCAGACTTATTTGGTAATGGTATTTGCATTCATACTTTTCCCACTCCCACTAAGCACGATATATGGGGTTTTCTgagatttctgtttttcttgaAGCAACGCCACCGTCCCCAGAGGAGTGTCACTGCTGCTCATCTTCTTCAGCAGCGCCtcttcctccagcttcttcatcctcctctcagTCTTCATCTTTCCAGAACCTTTGCCGTGGAATCGATGGGAAAGCTGGCGGAAAGCTTCTTTGGGGGTGAGCCTTCGTCCGGATTCATCCACGTACTCGATCTTGACCTCGGGCTTGTAGCTTTCCTTGTCCTTGAAATCTTGAGTGAAGCCCCTGTACTCTTCTCTGCGACTGTACTTGTCATCGAAGCCCATCTTGTCCTCGATGCAGTAGTTGTCGTTGGGCAGGGCGCCTTTAGTTGCTCTCACGCGGGATATCTTTTGCATTTCAGTGTCCAACAGACCTTTGTTTTTGCACAGCAGCAAAGCGGCAGCGAGGCCGGACTTGACGATGGGCTCTTCGTCCAAAATGGTGGCGCAGGCCGTAGCAAAATCCGGCGGTTTCACCTCTTCATCCAGGTTGACTGTGCTCCATCCGACATTCTCGTCCATTTCCGAGTCGGAATCCCCGGCGTCGTCCTTCTCTGCCTTCTCCTCAAAGTCCATAATGTCTTCTTGGTCCTCTCTGTTGCCCGACAGCCCGTACGTCGGGATGTCACCCAGGGTTCTGCAAAACTCAGAGGTGGCGTTGAAAACAATGTTGTTCTTCCGGTCGGGATCATTTTCATTGGCGCTTTGATCGAGCTCTTTAATCTTCTCCGCCACCTTCTCCCCGGAGTCCTTGAGCAGCTGCTTTTGCCTCAgcttcctctgcttctccagctgtttctgcagctcctgctcggcctcgtcctcctccaacaCAGTTGGCTCAGGGGGAGTAAAGTCCTCCTCGTCGCTCATCTCCATTTCGGCCATCCGCACATCATCGGACGTTTGGGGGGCATCGCTGGGCGTGGCGCTGTCCACCTGCACGGCCTCGCCTTCCTCCTCCAACCGCTTGCGGCCTCGACCGCGTGTCCTGGAGCCGAAATCCGTGCTGCGGGTGTCGTCGATCTTGAGCTCGTCCACGGCggtctgcttctccttcttcctgaTTTTCCTCACGCGGTGTTTGGTCTTTTTAAAGCCCACCATCTCCTGAGACGTGTAGTACTCCGAGGCGATGGCGAGAGCGGGCATTTCCAGGGACTGCGCCTGGTTTCGCAGCGCCTCCCTCATGGCTTGaatctctcgctctcgctcgccgTCGGCGAAGCCTCCCGTGTTCAACCGGaagctctttttcttttctccctcgaTTTCCTCGTCGTACTTTGAGAGTACACCGTGGGGCTTCACGGTAACCATGTCGTCCACGTTCTCCTCCTCGTCGTAGGGCTTGTAGTCaggctttttcttctttaactCGACGTTCTTATCGGCCTTCTCCTTGTCCACCAGTCCCACGTTCACGAgcacgtcttcctcctcctcaagaACCCCTTTGTCTTGGAGGGTCAGGATGACAGTCTGGCCCTCGTTGAAGGAGGCCACCTTGTGCTGCACTTTGAGTCCCTTTAGATCTTGAGCCGTGTACGACTCCTTTTTCTTATGGGCAAActcctcctctaccagactgctCACGCCAAATTCCTCATCCATCTCCTCCAGAAGTTTGGCTCGTTTATCCGCCATTTCCTTTTCCTTGGCCATCTTTCTGCTCCTCTCGACCCAAGCGGCCGTATCATCCAGCCAGTCTTCCTCGGCTATGGTCTTGACTTTTCCCAGCTTCTGGTTCTGGATGCGTTTTTCCTTCATAGCCGCGAGCTTCTCCCTCATATCCTTCTGCTTTTTGATAAGAACGGGGTTGATGGTCTCCGCCACCAGCGGGTCCTCCTTGGTGCCAAGCTCCTTCTTGGTCTCGTTTACCTCCAGGGGCTTCAGGCCCAGCTTGGCCCGGAGTTTGTTCGTCTCCTCGACGCTGAGGGACGCGTCTCCGCTCGCGGACTGGGGCGCCACGTCGCTTTTGCCTTCTTCATAGCCGACGTCGACTTTCTCCTTCTTCACCCGCGGCTCGCCGGCGCTGCGCTCGCCTTTGCCGCGGTCCCGCGCGCTTCTGTCCCGGGACCTGGAGCGTTTTCGTTTGTCTTTATCGCGCGTCGCATCGCGGTCCGAAGCGTCTCTCTCGCGGTCCTTGTGGCGATGTTTCTTATGCTCGCGGCGGCGGTCTTCTGCGTCCTTTTCGCGAGTTTTTTCCTTGTGTTTCTTGGACGACCCCATTATTTCCTCGGCCGGTTAGAACAGTTTTACAACTGTAATTGAAATGTTTGTTGACGGgggcaaaacaaaaatgtccttCGTTGCCTAGCGCACGTTAGCTCTAGATGCTAAGCGGCTAACCGACGACACAGCTCACTAGGTGCGAAGGCAAAATGGAACCTCGCGGCCACAGTCCGATGTTATACGACGACGACGAGCGAGGATGTCAAAAAGAAatacttagctaacgttatttgtttttcttcccacCCGGGTCGCAACCGGACTCCACGCGCAGGTATACAAACGTTCCTACTTTCGACGTCGTCGGACGAACACCGAACGACAATAGTGCAGTTTCCTGCAGAGAGACGCTTCCTTTCCGTGGAATACGAGCCGACGTGTGCTGCCCCCCGCTGGATGGGAGTGTTTATGACGGCCCGGGATCCCGTCCGAGAGTTACTGCGTCTTGGAGCATTTATAAGACGTTATTTGTTATCAAATGGCTTTAACCAGACTCGGAGAACATTTCTGAAACCTCTCCCGCAGCGTATGAAGTAAACTGGGATAGGGAACGAGATTTCCTTTCCCTCTGCATGGTAATACCCACGTTCCC
The sequence above is a segment of the Gasterosteus aculeatus chromosome 9, fGasAcu3.hap1.1, whole genome shotgun sequence genome. Coding sequences within it:
- the sart1 gene encoding U4/U6.U5 tri-snRNP-associated protein 1 — protein: MGSSKKHKEKTREKDAEDRRREHKKHRHKDRERDASDRDATRDKDKRKRSRSRDRSARDRGKGERSAGEPRVKKEKVDVGYEEGKSDVAPQSASGDASLSVEETNKLRAKLGLKPLEVNETKKELGTKEDPLVAETINPVLIKKQKDMREKLAAMKEKRIQNQKLGKVKTIAEEDWLDDTAAWVERSRKMAKEKEMADKRAKLLEEMDEEFGVSSLVEEEFAHKKKESYTAQDLKGLKVQHKVASFNEGQTVILTLQDKGVLEEEEDVLVNVGLVDKEKADKNVELKKKKPDYKPYDEEENVDDMVTVKPHGVLSKYDEEIEGEKKKSFRLNTGGFADGEREREIQAMREALRNQAQSLEMPALAIASEYYTSQEMVGFKKTKHRVRKIRKKEKQTAVDELKIDDTRSTDFGSRTRGRGRKRLEEEGEAVQVDSATPSDAPQTSDDVRMAEMEMSDEEDFTPPEPTVLEEDEAEQELQKQLEKQRKLRQKQLLKDSGEKVAEKIKELDQSANENDPDRKNNIVFNATSEFCRTLGDIPTYGLSGNREDQEDIMDFEEKAEKDDAGDSDSEMDENVGWSTVNLDEEVKPPDFATACATILDEEPIVKSGLAAALLLCKNKGLLDTEMQKISRVRATKGALPNDNYCIEDKMGFDDKYSRREEYRGFTQDFKDKESYKPEVKIEYVDESGRRLTPKEAFRQLSHRFHGKGSGKMKTERRMKKLEEEALLKKMSSSDTPLGTVALLQEKQKSQKTPYIVLSGSGKSMNANTITK